Genomic segment of Terriglobales bacterium:
GGTCTAATGCGTCCGAACGGAAAGGCTGTTCCTAATGGCGATGCCTGGGACGCTTACATCTGGGTAGAAGACGCCGATGCGTTATATGGCGAGTTCAAAACCAAGGGAATAAAGATCGCGCGAGATATCTGCGATCAGCCCTATGGAAACCGCGACTTCGATGTCGAGGACTGCAACGGCTATAGACTCTGTTTCGGGAGCGACCTTAAATCCTGACGGCTTCGAGCTGGCCACTGGTAAGCGGGAGTAACGACAAGCTGGGCAAATCCTGGTTTGCCTCTCGGATTAATCAAAGGGCTATCCCTGCCTACTGCGTGACCGACAACCTGATCTGCGAATCTGGCGTTATACGCGCTCCAGCGGGCGGGCTCTGGGCGGCTATGGTTCCCCAGGTGGGAGTTGTCGTAGGTGTCGGGGAAGGGACTAGAGCGCCGGGAGGACTTCCTTCCTGGTTGGGCACGATGGCTCTCCCGACCACAGCTACGCTGGCAAGCTGCAATCCTGCACGGGCGATCTTCTCTTTGGCCTCGGTTAGTTGGCGGCCAACAAAATTGGGCATTACGTATTCGGGCGTCTTGGGCGGCTGGGCGAGTAACAGGCTTACCTTCGGCGAGGTGAATTCCGTTGCGCCTGCGGCGGGCACTTGTGCGATCACCTGATCCGGTGACACATTGGAAACTGGGACTCCAGGAATCGTGACCGCATCGAGTCCACGACGCCGCAGATTGAGAGTTGCGGCAAGCTCGGTTTGGCCGACCAAATCGGGAATGGAAACACGCAACGGTCCGATGCTCTCGGCGACGCGTATACGTCCTCCGCGGCGCACTCTGCTGTTCGTCACCGGGATTTGCGAGATGATGCTGCCTTCAGGGACGTAGGAACTGTAGAACTTATCCTCGACAAATATGGTGAGACCGGCGTGATTTGCAGCCTCCTGCGCCTGGAACAGCGGCAATCCCTTCACGTTTGGGACGCGCGCCTCACGTCCGTGAATAGCGAACCGCATGGCCGCGAGTGCAGAGAAGAGCGCAATCAGCAGAAGAATGAGCGAGCGGGTGATGAGCCGCAAGAGCCTGATGATGCGCCATTCTCGTTTATCGGCAGTCATCGGGAGACCACGGAGGCCGCCTGCGAATGAACTGTCGTGCTCTGGGCCTTGATTACAGGGGATTGAGGAGCAGGCTTTCCGGGGAAGCTCTCCTCAGGATGCTCGACTAGCGCAACCTGCATGAGCCGTTCCCAGATTGGGAGAGCAGCCAACGCCCCTGACTCTTTTTCGCCCAATGATTTTTTTTCGTCGAAGCCGATCCAGACGCCGCAGGTGATCGAGGGTGAGAATCCGATAAACCAGGCGTCGGTGAAGTCGTTGGTAGTGCCGGTTTTTCCGCCCAAAGCATGCTTCAACCTTGCTCCGGCAGCGGCCGCCGTGCCGTGAAGCATCACGCCTTGTAGCAGGTCGGTCATGGTGCGCGCTGTGTCCACGCTGATCACATCCTTTACTTCCGGATAATTCTCCTCGAGTGAGTGACCTTCGTAGTCCACAACTCGTCGAATGTAGCGGGGAATGACGCGCACACCATCGTTGGGGAAGGCGCTATAGGCCGAGACCTGCTCCTGCAACGTAACCTCTGCAGCACCCAGAGCGACCGGAAGATAGGTCTCCATTTTGGAGGTAATGCCAAATTTTCGGACGTACGAAATCACGGTCGGCATTCCGATCTGAGCCGCGAGTTTCACGGTTGGAACGTTTCGTGACTGCGCCAGGGCATGGCGCAGCGTCACCAGACCTTCGAACTTGTTGTCATAGTTATGGGGCGCCCATACGCCCGATGCATTCGTGAAGCTCACAGGCGCGTCGAGAATGGTATCGTCCGGCTTCGCGCCTCGATCTATGGCCGCGGTGTAGACATAGGGCTTGAATGACGATCCCACTTGCCGCAGCGCCTGGGTCGCGCGATTGAACTTTGACACGTCAAAGTCGCGTCCTCCCACCATCGCTTTTACGTCGCCGGTAGAGTTCTCGATGGCCATCAAAGCGCCTTGCACTCCTGACTCCTGCTCGAGAGTGACGTGCAGCGGTGGGCTCGTTCCATCTGGTCTGGGCGGCGGGATATCCGTAACGTGAACGTAGACTTGGTCTCCGATCTTCAACACTGCGCGCAGATCTTTTTGCTTGGTCCACGCGATGTCGGCCGCGGTGAGCAGACCGTTGACCCTGCCAAGCTTCGCAATGGCAACACCCGGACTTACGGCAATGACCAGTCCGTGCACGTAGCTACCGGCTTCGATGGGTTGGTCCCAATCTGGGTCTGTGTAGCTGGAGACCGTCTGGCCGGTGCTGGAGATGTTTTGGAGATGACCTTTCCAGCCATGACGATGTTCGTAGGCTGCGAGACCGTCGAGTATCGCGCGCTCGGCCATCCTTTGATAGTCAAGATCTAGCGAGGTGTAAACCCGCAGTCCGCCTTCGTGGACCTCGTCGGCTCCATACTTTGATTCGAGGTAGCGTCGAACTTCCTCGACAAAATACGGAGCCATGGAATTCGGCGCGCTCTGAAGATGCAGCCGGATGGGAGTGGACTTAGCCAGCGCGGCCTCTTCGGCAGTGATCTTCCCATCTTCGAGCAGCGCGTTAATCACCATGTTCCGGCGATGCAGCGCACGTTCGGGATTCCTAATTGGGGAATATACGGATGGTCCCTTCGGCAGCCCCGCCAGCAACGATGCCTCTTCGAGCGTAAGATCGCGAGCGTGTTTGCTGAAGTAGTACTCCGAGCCGGCCTCAAACCCATAAACGCCATGGCCCAAAAAGATCTGGTTAGCGTACATCGTGAAGATCTGCGGCTTAGTGAATCTCCGCTCGATCTGGATAGCGAGCATGACTTCCTGAAGTTTCCGTCCGAAATTCTTGTCGGCGGAGAGAAACAGGTTGCGCGAGAGCTGCATCGTCAGGGTTGATGCGCCCTGCACGCGTCCCCCGGAGCGGAAGTCACGATAAGCGGCTCCGAGCACTCTCCACACGTCGACTCCCCAGTGCTTCTCGAAGTCTTTGTCTTCGATGGAGATTACGGCATCTCGCAGGAGTTTGGGGAGATCGTCATAAGTGACAATAACCCTGCGCTGCAGGGCGAACGATCCGATCTGCCGTCCCTGATCGTCGTAAAGCTCCGTGATAGAACTGGGACGGTAGTGCTCGAGCTCGTCGATCTGTGGAAGGTCGGTTGAGTAGACGAGCAGCAAGCCGCAAAGCACACCAACTGTAGCGGCGATCAATGCCAGGAAGAGGAACCCAATCTTGCCAGCCGTCTGCTTTGGCGTGAGGGCAAGTTGTTCGTCGTGTTCCTGCTCAACAGGCGGATTGGTTTCAACGTGCATACAACTCGCGAATCGTCTTAGGAGCTGTGTTGCCTATTATCGCGGAGCGAGGGCCAGGTTGGTGGCGGAAAATCGCCCGCTAGCCGGTGAAGCCAACAGTGAATGGCCGCAAAATAAAAGCGCCAGATGCTTATCTGGCGCTCTGGGAACTCCTAACCAACTGACTAGCTTCTAGCCTTCAACACTTCAATTGCGCGCCGAAGCTGATCGTCATCCTTCTGCTGCTTCGGTTTCTCCTGCGGAGCTGGCGCCGCCGCGCCATCTTCGTCATCCGACAATGCATCGTCGAGGTTGCTGGCTACCACAACGTTGGGTGTCACGGCGTTATCTTCAATCGCTTTGCCGCTAGGCGTGTAGTACTTCGCGACTGACAGGATCAGCGCTGAGCCATCAGGGATGTCGATAACTTTCTGCACCGAACCGCTGCCGAAGGTCTTGTCGCCCACCACGTCGCCGCGATTGTTGTCGAGGATCGCCGCCGCCACGATCTCGCCGGGTCCTGCAGTTCCGCGATTTACAAGCACAACCAGCGGCAGGGTGGTGATTGCCTTCTGTGGCTCAGCAATCAGCGTCTGTTTCGGATACTTTTGACCCTGCAGATACGTAATAGTCCCGTGATTCAGAAAGAGATTGGCGACGGAAGCCGCTTCGGTCGCGTCACCCTGAGAGACGTTCCGCAAGTCGAGGATCAGCTTCTTCGCGCCCTTTTTCTGCTCTTCGCGAATCTTGTTGGCTACTTCCTGTGCCTTGCCTTTGGTGAGAGTCACCGGCTGGATGTCCGCGATCCCGTCTTCCAGAATCTTGTCAGTCGTGCCGGGGATCACGACGTTGTCGCGCGTGATCGTAATCTTCTGGGGCTCAGCCTTGCCGGGACGCACAACTGCAAATTCAATGTTCGATCCCTGCTTGCCGGCGAGTTGTTCCTCGACGGCCGCCAGCGACATCTCGTGCGTGCTCTTGCCCTCGATCGCCTCAATAATGTCGCCCGTCTGGACGCCAGCCTTGTCGGCTGGTCCACCCGGAAGCACTGATACTACCGCCGCGTAACCGAAGCGCCTCGACACCGTCGCTCCGATGTTCGCGTGGCCGTCGTTCTGGTGGTTCTTGTAGAACTTGTACTCTTCCGGATTCAGGTAGCTCGAGTTGGCGTCAAGTGAATCCAGCAGCCCGTGTAAAGCGCCGCTGGTGACGGCCGAGAAGTTCGGCTCCTCGACATATTCCGTCCGAATGCGAGAAAGGACTTCGCTATACACGCCAAGCTGGCGGTAGGCGCCGTCATTGTTACTGCTGGCCGCGTGGACACCTAGTCCACCAAGCACAACCAGGAGAACGATTAAGAACGAGAGGGAAAGGAGACCAATCTTCAAATGCTTCGACATTAGACCTTCTGGCAAGCGCGATAGGCCGCCGCTCACAATGCGATTATAGCTTTGGATGCTCTGTTTGCAGCCCCCGTCTCAAAGCCTTTTTTGTTGCATTTACGCACTTTAGACGTACCCTGCTGACGAGTACGAATCAGGGCCAACAGTCGAGTTGGTGCTCAGTTCATATTTGGCTGGGATGTCGTTAACCCTAAGCTGCTCTTGTGGATAGAGGTTGCTCTACTGTTGGCCGACCGGGAATTGCTGGTGCTTCAGGTCCCGGGGATAGCCATCCAAACCCAACTCCCGGCTCTTCGGACCCAGGCTGGGAGATAGCGGTGTCTCTTGCACAACCAGCTGTGCGGTCGTCCGCACAGCCTTACCGGTGATTCTCCATTGCTGTTGCTTGCCGCGTTTCCCTTGGACTTTCGTGCTCACAAATGCGTGCAAAGATGGGAAGTAAGTGCGGCACATACGCTCGCGATGAAAAACCTCGCCGATTTCGCCCTGGAGCAGCATCGCGTTTACGTCCTTCGCCATTTCGAGGTAGACGCGACTGGCGATATCGTGTGCTCGGCTTATGCGAGATCAAATCCGGAGAAGATTATCGCAGCGCGCTTCGCCCAAGCTGTCATGAAATCCACGTGGCAAGAGCACGAAAACACCTTGAAGCTCCCCTGGCCCCTCGAGGTGATCAGCTTTCACGCTGTTAGACTGGGAAGACGCTTCCGATTCACCCTGAACTGCGTTGACTTCCAGCGCGAATGGGAATCGGAATGGCCGCAGCTGATTTAGTTCCTCTGCCATGCCCTTTACCCGGCGCGATTTTCTCCGCAGCAGCCTTTGCGGCCTTGGCTACTCACTTCTCCTGCCACACCTAGGCGCGGATTCAAGGAAGCGCGACACCGTCGATGACCTTCTGGTCGAAATCGAGCGCCGTGCGTGCCTCTTTTTGTACGAACAAGCTGATCCGGCAACCGGACTGGTGAAAGACCGAGCCCGGCATACCGGACCCGACACGCACACGGTCTCGAGCATCGCAGCAGTTGGCTTTGCCCTGAGCGGCATGTGCATCGCCCATGCCAACGGTTTCCTGAAACGGTCCGAAGCGCAGAGTCGAGTGCAGCAGACACTTGAATTTCTGGCCCGCCGCATGCCGCACGAGCACGGTTTCTTCTATCACTTCGTCGATATGCATACGGCCGAGCGCGCATTCCGTTCTGAGATTTCGTCCATCGATACGGCACTGTTGCTGCTTGGGGTCCTGCACACGCGCGCCTACTTCGATTCCAAGCCGATCCGCCAACTCGCCACCGAGATCTACGCGCGTGTGGACTGGAAGTGGATGCTGAATAGCGGCGAAACACTCGATCACGGATTCAAGCCCGAAATCGGCTTTCTTCCGTCCCGCTGGGATTCATATTCCGAGTTGAAGGGGATGTATCTCCTGGCGATCGGATCCCCGACGCATCCCATTCCGCCGTCT
This window contains:
- a CDS encoding S41 family peptidase, translated to MSKHLKIGLLSLSFLIVLLVVLGGLGVHAASSNNDGAYRQLGVYSEVLSRIRTEYVEEPNFSAVTSGALHGLLDSLDANSSYLNPEEYKFYKNHQNDGHANIGATVSRRFGYAAVVSVLPGGPADKAGVQTGDIIEAIEGKSTHEMSLAAVEEQLAGKQGSNIEFAVVRPGKAEPQKITITRDNVVIPGTTDKILEDGIADIQPVTLTKGKAQEVANKIREEQKKGAKKLILDLRNVSQGDATEAASVANLFLNHGTITYLQGQKYPKQTLIAEPQKAITTLPLVVLVNRGTAGPGEIVAAAILDNNRGDVVGDKTFGSGSVQKVIDIPDGSALILSVAKYYTPSGKAIEDNAVTPNVVVASNLDDALSDDEDGAAAPAPQEKPKQQKDDDQLRRAIEVLKARS
- a CDS encoding PBP1A family penicillin-binding protein, with product MHVETNPPVEQEHDEQLALTPKQTAGKIGFLFLALIAATVGVLCGLLLVYSTDLPQIDELEHYRPSSITELYDDQGRQIGSFALQRRVIVTYDDLPKLLRDAVISIEDKDFEKHWGVDVWRVLGAAYRDFRSGGRVQGASTLTMQLSRNLFLSADKNFGRKLQEVMLAIQIERRFTKPQIFTMYANQIFLGHGVYGFEAGSEYYFSKHARDLTLEEASLLAGLPKGPSVYSPIRNPERALHRRNMVINALLEDGKITAEEAALAKSTPIRLHLQSAPNSMAPYFVEEVRRYLESKYGADEVHEGGLRVYTSLDLDYQRMAERAILDGLAAYEHRHGWKGHLQNISSTGQTVSSYTDPDWDQPIEAGSYVHGLVIAVSPGVAIAKLGRVNGLLTAADIAWTKQKDLRAVLKIGDQVYVHVTDIPPPRPDGTSPPLHVTLEQESGVQGALMAIENSTGDVKAMVGGRDFDVSKFNRATQALRQVGSSFKPYVYTAAIDRGAKPDDTILDAPVSFTNASGVWAPHNYDNKFEGLVTLRHALAQSRNVPTVKLAAQIGMPTVISYVRKFGITSKMETYLPVALGAAEVTLQEQVSAYSAFPNDGVRVIPRYIRRVVDYEGHSLEENYPEVKDVISVDTARTMTDLLQGVMLHGTAAAAGARLKHALGGKTGTTNDFTDAWFIGFSPSITCGVWIGFDEKKSLGEKESGALAALPIWERLMQVALVEHPEESFPGKPAPQSPVIKAQSTTVHSQAASVVSR
- a CDS encoding glucoamylase family protein yields the protein MPFTRRDFLRSSLCGLGYSLLLPHLGADSRKRDTVDDLLVEIERRACLFLYEQADPATGLVKDRARHTGPDTHTVSSIAAVGFALSGMCIAHANGFLKRSEAQSRVQQTLEFLARRMPHEHGFFYHFVDMHTAERAFRSEISSIDTALLLLGVLHTRAYFDSKPIRQLATEIYARVDWKWMLNSGETLDHGFKPEIGFLPSRWDSYSELKGMYLLAIGSPTHPIPPSSWEAWTRPIYEYGDLRYISAPAPLFIHQSAHAWIDFRHKRDTHADYFENSRIATLAHRRFCLSLRDKYPWYSDELWGITASDSEHGYVVWGGPPEMGPIDGSVVPCAAGGSLVFLADDCKLVLKTIFDRYPKAWTRYGFVDAFNPKTGWYDPEVLGIDQGIMLLMAENLRNEGLWKVFMRNEEIMRAMKAVGFRSEQH
- a CDS encoding VOC family protein translates to MSDNITPSEPTATRSRWAIAPYFIVDDVVMTANFYRDKLGFRYQRFWGDPPAFCMVTRGGIIIMLSQFRKTGLMRPNGKAVPNGDAWDAYIWVEDADALYGEFKTKGIKIARDICDQPYGNRDFDVEDCNGYRLCFGSDLKS
- a CDS encoding PASTA domain-containing protein gives rise to the protein MTADKREWRIIRLLRLITRSLILLLIALFSALAAMRFAIHGREARVPNVKGLPLFQAQEAANHAGLTIFVEDKFYSSYVPEGSIISQIPVTNSRVRRGGRIRVAESIGPLRVSIPDLVGQTELAATLNLRRRGLDAVTIPGVPVSNVSPDQVIAQVPAAGATEFTSPKVSLLLAQPPKTPEYVMPNFVGRQLTEAKEKIARAGLQLASVAVVGRAIVPNQEGSPPGALVPSPTPTTTPTWGTIAAQSPPAGARITPDSQIRLSVTQ